TTATATAGACCCAATAACCAGACAACTATACTGATTGTTTCAATAGGATTGGGTACTGCCTTTATTTGCACATTGATCTTTATTCATTCACTGCTGCTTAACCGCGTATCCTTATCATCTAGCGGCCACCAACCCAACATGGTATTGTTTGATATCCAACCTGCACAAAAAGAGCAGGTAATAGCGCTTACCAGGCAACAGGGTTTACCGGTAAATGGAACTGTACCTATTGTAAATATGCGACTGGAGTCGATCAATGATATCACAGCTTCGCGCTTGCAACAAGACAGTACAATTGATGTACAACGCTGGGTATTTAGCCGGGAGTATAGAGTTACTTTTCGAGACACCCTATCGGATTCTGAGAAAATAGCAGAAGGCAAATGGAGCGGTAAAGCTGATAAGGATGGCACTGTGCGTGTTTCAATCGAAGAACGGTTTGCCAAACGAAACAAAATACATATTGGAGACACCATGACATTTAATGTGCAAGGCTCCATTATACCCACAATTGTAGGTAGCTTGCGGGAAGTAGATTGGAACCGCATCCAGACCAACTTCTTGGTAGTGTTTCCAACTGGCGTTTTAGAAGATGCACCACAATTTCATGTACTGCTAACAAGGGTACCATCCAAGGAAAAATCAGCACAGTTTCAACAAGTGCTGGTGAAACAATTTCCAAACGTTTCAATTATTGACCTGGGACTAGTGCTAAGTGTCATAGATGATGTTTTAAGTAAAGTAGGATTTGTTATACGCTTTATGGCAGGCTTTAGCATTTTTACCGGCCTGGTTGTATTAATTGCTTCCGTATTGATCAGCAAATACCAGCGCATGGGTGAAAGTGTATTATTACGAACACTCGGAGCCAGCAAACGCCAATTGTTTATGATCACGGCTTTAGAATACTTTTTCTTAGGAGCATTTGCCGCTGCTACAGGCATTATACTTTCTTTAATAGGCAGTTGGGCTTTAGCCAATTATAGCTTTGAAATGAGTTTTTCACCAAGTTTGTGGCCAGTCCTTGTTGTCTTTTTAAGTGTTTGTGCGCTAACAGTAAGTATTGGATTGGGCAATAGCCGTGAGGTATTGACGCAACCGCCCTTGGAAATACTAAGACAGGAAAATTAAACCTTACCCCGGCCCACTCCTAAAGGAGAGGGAGAGCTAACACAAAGGGCTGGCTTAGTTAAGACTATCTATATAGACAGCGTAGTTTAAGCAACTACGCTGCTTTTTTTATCGGTTGTAATAATCCAGTATTTGTTTACGCAATATGAAATCGTAACGTGTCATCAATAAATTCAGGTTAGCTCTATCCAGGTTATTTTTTGCCATCAAGTAATCGACTGATGTACCCACACCTGCATTAAAACGTACTTCTGCTGCTCTAAAGGACTCCGCATAGGCGGATACCTGTTCTGCAGAAATTTGGTATCGCTCCCATGCGTTGGTCATATTCAAATAGGCCTGCTCCACTTCCTGACGTAGCTGGCGCTTCACATTTTCTTCCACCAAGGCCGTATTCTTGTATTCGATTGTTGCTAATCGCACACGATTACGTGCTTGTAAAGAGTTGAATATAGGAACTCTTACGCCAATACCCACTCCGGAGAAAACATTGTTTTTTAATTGTGTACTATAGTTGATTTTTTCTGAAGAAAAAGTTGGTTGTTTAGATACTACAGGATTTTTAATACCATTGACCAGTACATAATCTGACGTAGGCACTTCAGACATATCTACAAGCTTATCTTGTGTTGCGGCACTGGAATAATTGGAGTTAAGGTTCCCACTCAAATACACAGTAGGAAACTGTAACCCCTTAGTAGCCTTAATGGCATAAGATGCACTTTTTTTACGCCATTCAGCAGCTTTAATTACCCCCATCTGTTTGAGTGCATTTTGGTAGACCTCATTGGCACTGGCAGTATAGGGAGCCAAAGCATTTGCATTATCAATCTTTTCCAGCTTGAAGTTTTCTGAATAAGGAATATTCATTAGTTGCGTCAATTGCAAAAGGGCATTGCGCCACGCATTCTGGCTACTTACAACATTTAACTCACCCTCCTTCATTTGTCCACGCAGATCATATAAAAGTGGCGGACTGATAGCCCCTTCTATATTTAACTTCTCTAAACGCTCTACCTGCTGGCGTGAAACCTCTAGCTGTTGTTTGGCTAAGGCTATTAAATCCTCTGTGCTTAAGACACGCAAATATGCCAGAATTACATTTAACGTAACATCATCTTTTGATTGCTGCCAGTCGGCATTTGCAGCGTTTGCAGAGGATGAGGATTGCTTTATCTGGTTACGAAGATTTAAACCATTAAACAAGATCAAATCTGAGCCTAATCCATAATTAGCATAGTTAACCGTTTGATTTATATAACTATTCGTGAATGGATCAATACTACGCCCCTGATTAACGCCATGAAACACACTGCCATTTAGTGTTGGCAACAAGTTTAGCTTAGCCTGGTCTTTATTAATATCAGCAGCATCTGTTTGTAAAGAACGCTGTTGTACCTGAATACTATTTTTTATTGCACTATCAATACACTGCTGCAACGTAAGTACTTGAGGTGTCTGCGCCTTTACTTCAGTGGCAGACAACCAAACAGTACCTAGGATATACAATACACGTTTCATAATAACTTAATGCTTTATTAGTCCATCCATCAATTCAATAATGCGATGCCCATATGCCGCATTCTTTTCTGAGTGGGTAACCTGGATGATGGTTACGCCTTCTTTGTTTAACTGCTTGAAGATTTCCATAATCTCCTCACCTTGTGTTGAATTCAAGTTACCTGTAGGTTCATCAGCCAATATCAATTTTGGCTTGGCAATCAATGCCCGTACGATACCCACCAATTGTTGTTGACCACCAGATAACTGGTTAGGAAACAGGTCTTTCTTTCCAACAATGTTGAAGCGATCTAACATATCGGCCACAATTGCTTTTCTATCTGAAGACCTAACATCCTGATAAAGCAGAGGCGTTTCAATATTCTCGTAAACGGTTAGTTCATCTATTAGATGATAAGATTGAAAGACAAAACCGATAAATCGCTTATACAGTTCTGTGCGTTGCTTTTCCTTTAATTTGAAAACATCATTTCCAAGAAACTGGTAGCTGCCTTCATTTGGTTGATCTAGCATTCCAATGATATTCAATAAAGTGGACTTACCTGATCCGGATGGACCCATTATTGATATAAACTCGCCTTCTTTTACATTCAGGTTAATATCCTTTAAAATAAATGTGCGATTGCCTCCAACCTGATACCACTTGTATATGTTTTGTAATTCGACCATTCTTTTTATAGTCTTTTTAGGAATTTAGTATGAGGAAAGTACTTTATTCAGTACGTAAACTTTTAGCTGGATTAGTAGTTGCAGCCTTAATTGATTGAAAGCTTACTGTGATCAAGGCTATTAATAAGGCTATAAAACCAGTAATTAAAAACACCCACCAACTTATATTTACCCGGTACTCAAAATCTTGCAGCCAATTGTTCATAGCCCACCAAGCTATGGGAAATGCAATAAGCGCAGCAATAAATACAGGCTTCAAAAACGTTTTAGAAAGCATCGCCGTAATATTTAAAACACTTGCACCAAGCACTTTTCGAATTCCTATTTCCTTTATTCGTTGTTCTGCACTAAAGGCTGCCAGTCCAAACAAACCCATACAGCCAATAAAAATGGCCATGATAGTGAATATCCAAAGAAGTGTGCTCAATTTGTCTTCAGAGCTATACATTACTGCAAAGTTTTCATCAAGGAACTTATAATCTAATGGATAATCGGGTGAGAAACTATTCCATGTATTTTTTATGTGTTGTATGGTATTTGGAAGATGCGCAGCTTTTACTTTTATAGCCATTTTTACTAGTACTTGCGGATAGATTTGTAAAATAGTCGTACTTAACTTTTCATGCAGGCTCTTGACATGAAAATCTTTTACCACTCCGATTACTTTTCCTTTTTTTATCGGGTCAAGCGAATCGGCTGCAGACCATTTGTCCCAATGTAAAGGCTGTCCTATAGCTTTTTCAGGGGTACCAAAACCTAGCTCCTTTACCGCGGTTTCATTAATTATAAAACCTTCACTTACATCTGTAGCCATTTGTCTGCTGAAATCTCTTCCGGCGACTAGCTGTAAGCCCATTGTTTTAATATAGTCGTGATCAACTAATATTTGAATAGCTGAATATTCCTTATCACCATCTTTTGTAGGCAATTTTATTCCATCACCTGCCAATTGATCTCCAGGTAATCCATAGCCCCCTGTTACAGAAACAACACCAGGTGAACGCTTTAACTCCTCTTTAAAAACATCATATTTATCAGAAATATTCCCTCGTGTATCAAAGTAGATTATCTGGTCTTTATTGAAGCCTAGATCTTTTTGGTGCAGATAATTCATTTGTCGATACACAACTACGGTACATACAATTAATAAAGCAGATAGTGCAAACTGTATAATAACCAAACCTTGCCTTAAAACAGCAGTAGAATTAATACTGTTACCAGTTGGTTTTAATCCTTTCAAAACGCGAATTGGCTGAAAGCCGGACATCACCAAGGCTGGATAAATACCAGAAAGAATACCTATCAGTATAGCAGCACCTAAAATAAGCAGCACTAAAAGTGGATTGGTAAACAGATTAAAGGATATTGCTTTACCGGTAAAGGCATTTAGTGCAGGAAGAATAATAATTGTTGCAATAACTGCCAATAGGATGGAAATAAAGGCAACCAATATTGTTTCACCTGTAAACTGTAAGATCAACTGTTACGATCAGCCCCAATAGCTTTACGAACACCTATTTCTTTGGCCCTACGGAATGAACGGGCAGTGGCAAGGTTAATAAAATTAAAGCAGGCAATTAATAGTACAAATAAAGCTATGATGGTAAGACCTTTTACATATGTGGCATTTCCCCTTTTGGCATTATCAAATTCAAAACTTGCCGAATAAAGATGAATATCCTTTAATGCCTGGAAGTATGGCATAGTAATAAAACCAGATTCCTGCGTTTGAGGTTCTCCTTCTTTTTTAACAGCCAAATGAAGTTTGTTTTGCAATTGTTGCAGGTCTGTACCCTCTCTTACTTTTAAATAAGTAAAGAATTGCTGCCATCCCCATTTTTGCATTCTTTCAGCCGGTATGCCGGCAGCAGACATCGGGATGATATAATTAAAATCAAGATGAAAATGTTCAGGAAGAGAAGCTAAAACTCCTTTTACTTCAAAATTGGTTTTATCCAACTTTATCGTTTTTCCAATAGCATCAATACTGCCGAAATATTTTTTAGCTGTTTCTTCTGTAAGGACTACAGAGGATGAACCTACCAGGGCATTTTTTGCAGATCCCGCAGTAAATTTTAATGGAAAAATTTCAAAAAATGTGGAATCAGCTATAGCGCCTTTATTTTCATAGGCTCGTTTTTCCCCCACCTCCATCAGCATTTTACCATCCCACATTAGCATACGTGCTGCTTGTTCTACCTCTGGATAATTTTGCTTCATATACGTAGCAAAAACAGGAGGTGTATTGGCAGACGTTGTTGAAGCACCAGTTTTGCTAGTGTTTTTTAAATAGATCCGATATATACTGTTTCCGTCCTTAATGAATGTATCATATTGCAATTCGTCCCAGACAAACAAGCCAATAAGCAAGCAGCCGGTTATACCAATAGCTAAACCCAATATATTGATCAGGCTAAAACCCTTATAGCGAAGAAGATTTCGTATAGCTACTTTCAAATAATTTTTAAACATATAATACGTTTATTCTGTTCGTAGATTTTTAACCGGATTTGCCTTTGCCGCCTTAACCGTTTGAAAACTGATTGATACCAATGCAATTAGCATAGCAACTAAGCCAGCCATTAAAAACATCCACCAACTGATATGAATACGGTATACAAAATCTTGCAACCACTGATTCATAAAGTACCAGGCAATTGGAGAAGCAATTAGTAAGGCTAAGGCTACTAGTTTTATAAAATCCCTTGATAATAGGAAAACAATAGAATGAACACTTGATCCAAGCACTTTTCTGATTCCAATTTCTTTGGTTTTGCGTACAACAATAAAAGTGATCAAGCCCCATAAACCAATACAGCAAATAAAAATGGAGATCACTGAAAACGCTTTAAAGAGGTTATAATCTTTAGTTTCTTGTTCATAAAGTGTTGCTAGTGCATCATCAATGAAGCTGAATGTATAAACACTTTCCGGATAGATCTTTTTCCAAGCCTGTTCTATTTTGCTTAGTATTTGATGCATATTACCGGGATTCATACGAATACCAGCCGCATAGTAAAACGGAGGGAATGGTGTTAATACGACCGGTTTAATTTCATCATGTAACGAGGTAGTATGGAAATCTTCCGTTACCCCAATTATTATTGGTCTTATATTATTTAGCCCCAGTTCAATAATCTTACCAATGGCTTCTTCAGGTTTTTTATAACCCAACGTTTTGATCATGGCTGTATTTACCACCACGGCTGACCCAATATTTTTTTCTTCAGATGAGAGAAACCACCGACCTGCTCTTAGCTTCATCTGATAGGCCTTAATATACTCCTTATCACATGGTATTACTTTAGCTGTATACTCTATATTCGAAGGCAATTGCGGAGCTCTTAAACCCACACTTATACCATTATCTGATACAGGTGCCCCCAAGCAAAATGTTATATTTTGAATGCCAGCTTGTGTTTGCAAGGCGTTTCGAAAACTTTCAATCTTTGCACTATCACTATCCGGCAACGGAATTTCCACTACAGCTTCTTTATTAAAACCCAATTTCTTTTGGTGGAAGTAATCCATCTGCCTTGCAATGATTATTGTACATATAATAAGAGCAATAGAAGTTGCAAACTGAAATACCACCAGGCCTTTTCGTAAAAGCGTCGATTGTTTACTAGGTATATTTAGCTGATTTTTAAGTGCTGTAATCGGATTAAATCCTGCTAAAACCAAAGCCGGATAGGCTCCTGATAACAAGCTAACAACTAGCAGGGCCAATAAAGCACCCGACAAAAAAGACAGATCGATTAATTGATTAAACGATAATGACTTATTTAGAATAGTATTGACATAAGGTAAAGTAAGTCCAGCAACAACAAACCCAATAATAGCTGCTATTAAAGTAACAATAACTGTTTCCTGCATATAATAGAGAAACAATTGTCCTTTTGAGGCACCAATTGATTTCCTTACCCCTACTTCCTTTGCTTTTGTAAAAGCCTGCGATGTAGACAAGTTTATATAATTTACACAGGCAATAAGTACTATAAAACAACCCAGCAACCATAGCATGGTTAAATACTTTTTGCTAACTGTGTAGGTAGGGTTACTATTTTCAAATGTAGTATCAAAGTGCACTTCCGATAATGGCTGTAAATACATTTGCTTGTTACGATCTCGTTCCTCAGCACCGTATTTCTTCACAATTGCAGCTAAAGCGCTATTTACAGAAGCAACTGCATTAATGTTTTGTAAACGAACATATGTATACCCGTTACTGGTAAAGTTCCAATTATCAGGATCTAACCCACCCATAAACTCAGTAGTTAAGGTACCTAAGGACAAAAGCATAGTAATAGGCAAATGTGTTGCAGCTGGAATATCTTTGATCAACCCAACTACTTGAACATCAACTTTATTATCTATCCGAATTATTTGACCCAATGGATCTTGATCACCAAAATACCGTTTAGCCGTTGTAGCGGTTAAAACAGCCTGCCGAGGTGCGTTCAAGGCTTTTGCCTGATTGCCTTTCAGCCAGAATTTTTCTATCCCCGAAAAATCAAATACAGAAAAGAATAGCGAATCAGCAAAAATGATGTTTTTTTCCTCAAAAGGGTCTTGATTTCCAATTCGTACATTCGCGTTATCGCTAAAATGAATCTGAGTAATTGGCATACTGGCCATTTCATTTCTTAGAAAACGTGCTGTTGGGTAAGGTGTTTCGGCCTCATACTCTATTTTATCCTCCCTACTCTGCTTTGTTACAACTCTATATATGGAATTACGATCACCCAGAAACTTATCAAAGCTGTTCTCATGCTTAACAATCAAAAAGATGATAACAACAGCAGCAATGCCAATTGATAAGCCGAGGAGGTTTATTAAAGTAAAACTTTTATGACGCCAAAGGCTGCGGAATATTTGTTTAATATTTCGGAAAAACATGTTGTACGTTTTGAGAGAATTATTCTGTTCTGAGGTTTTTCACAGGGTTTGCTGAAGCCGCTTTTACCGTTTGGAAGCTGATTGTAATAAAAGCAATTATGGCAGCAACAATACCGGCCACTAAAAAGAACCACCAGGAAATACCAATACGATAGGCAAAGTCCTGCAACCATTGATGCATAATATACCAGGCAATTGGGAAAGCTATAATAGCTGCTACGATAACCAGCTTCATAAAATCTGCAGACAATAAGCCTACAATACTCTTCACATCAGCGCCTAACACTTTGCGAATACCAATTTCTTTTATCCGTTGACCAATTGCAAATGCGGATAAACCTAAAAGCCCCAGACTAGCAATAAATATGGCAATACAAGCAAATACGGTAAAAATGGCTTTTTGACGCTGTTCCGCTTCATAGAGCCTGTTGAAGTTTTCTTCAAGAAATGTATATTCAAAAGGCACTTCTGGTAAAAACTTCTTCCAGGTATTTTCAATATGATTTAAAGCTGCGGGAATATTTTGTCCTGATAACTTGATCGAAAGTTGAGCATATGAAGTACGACCAACAGGCATCAAGAAGGCTATTGGTAAAATGCGTTCATGCATAGACTCAAAATGAAAGTCATGAAACACACCAACAATCTCCCCTTTTCTTCTTCCATATTGAAATTCTTTTCCAACAGCTTCTTCTGGAGACTTTAATCCCAAAGCTTTTACCCCTGCTTCATTGACTAGAAAGGCAGAAGTGTCTCTAAGGCCATTACTCCTGGAAAGATTCCGTCCAGCTACTACTTTTACTCCATAGGTACTCAAGAACCCATCGTCACCTACAACCATCTTGATATCTGCTCCTGAAGGCGCCAATGAATCACCACGTTTTATCTGTGCACCCATTGCATCTAATAATCTACCTGTGGGAATACGGGAAGATCGACCAACTTCTTTAATGAGCGTATTAGAAGTCATTTCATTTCTAAAACCTTCATAATGTTCTGCAAGTGCACTATTGTAACCTAAAACCACAACATGATCGCGATCAAAGCCCAATGACTTGTTTTGCATGAATCGCAATTGTTGAAATACAACGATTGTACTAACAATGAGGATGATAGATATTGCAAACTGCAAAACCACTAAAACCTTCCGGAAAGAGAAGACATGATTATCTACCTTGATAATTCCTTTTAACACTTTTACCGGCTGGAAGGATGACAAGAATACAGCAGGATACAAGCCTGAAATAATGCCAACGATAAATGGAATGAATAATAATGGAACAATGATCTGCCATTGTAATAAGCTTTTAACTGACAAGGACAATCCAGAAAGTTCATTCAACCAAGGCATCAAAAGCCAGGTAAGTATAAAGGCCAGTATGGTGGCTATCCAGGAAATAAGTACCGATTCGCTTAGAAATTGTGCAATCAGCTCCTGTTTACTTGCCCCTATGGTTTTTCTTACCCCAATCTCTTTCGCTCGTATGATAGATCTTGCTGTAGAAAGATTCATATAGTTAATACAAGCAATCAGCAAAATGAATAAGGCAATGGCCGAGAAAATATATACACGCTTAATATCTCCATTCTCTTCCATTTCATCGTCTTTATGGGACCGCAAATGAATATCGGTCAACTTTGTAAAGGATAAGGATGTCCATTGGCTGGGTTTAAACTTGTCGCCTTCAGAAGGGATATGACGGTCAAGGAAAGCCGGCATCTGTGCTTCCAGGTTTTTAATCTTATAATCCTCTGGAACTAATAAATAGGTATAAAAAGAATTATTACCAAAGTTGGTCCGTAACCGCTCCTCACCATAGATAGCTGTATCCTTCAGTGTATTGAAAGAGATCATGATCTGTGGATGAAAATGAGAATTAGAGGGGAATGCTTTATAAACACCCGTAACTTTTGCATCAATTTGATTATCCAGACGAACTACTTTATTAATAGGGTCGCTGGTACCAAAATACTTCCGGGCCACTTCTTCAGTTAATAATACGGTGTATGGATCGTCGAGTGCTTTGTCCTTATTTCCTTTTAAAACAGCCACATCAAAAACATCAAAGAAATTTTCATCTGCAAAATAGACGTCACGCTCGTTGAATCGCTTTTCTTCATAACGAAAAGCAGTGTTGCCATTTTGAAGTACGCGTGTCATTTTTTTGATCGCCGGAAAATCATTCACAAATAAAGGCCCAAATGGAGGTGCCACTGCGCTCAGCGCCAAGTTGATATCACCTGTTTCCGGATTTATGAACGTACGATTAACCCGGTATATATTTTCAGCCTTACTTTGATACTTATCATAACTTAGTTCATGTATGATATAAGAAAGTATCAGTAAACAACAGGTAACCCCAACGGTTAAGCCAAATAGGTTGATCCCTGAAATAAACTTATGTTTCATCAGGTTTCTAATGGCGATCTTTAAATAATTCCGTAGCATATAATACGTTTTATTCAGTTCTCAGATTTTTTACTGGATTTACCAATGCCGCTTTTATACTTTGCATGCTAATAGTAAGAACGGCTATCAGCAATGCAATAATGGCTGCAACTAAGAAAATCCACCAACTTAAGGGCGTTCGATAGGCAAAGTCTTGAAGCCAGTTATACATGAACCAGCCGGCTAATGGTGCGGCTATCAGGAAGGCAATACTTACTAACTTGATAAAGTCTTTTGAAAGTAGACTTACAATACTGGTAACGCTGGCGCCTAAAACCTTTCGAATACCAATCTCTTTTGTTCTTTGTTCTGCTATATATGCTGCCAAGCCAAATAAACCCAAACAGGCTATAAATATGGCAAGGGATGAAAATATCAAGGCAATCTTTCCAATACGCTGCTCGGCACGATACATTTCATCAAATGATTCATCCAAGAAACGATAATGAAATGGTATTCCAGGGGCCATAGTTTTCCAAAAGCCTTCAGCCTGATTTATAATATTCGATGCTTTGTCAGCTTTTACTTTAAAGGAAGCCAGACCAGTGCTTTTACCAAATCGCATACATAGTGGTCCAATTGACTCTTTAAGCGATTCAAAATTGAAGTTTTGAACAACGCCGATTATTGTAAAAGAGATCATCCTCCCGGTACTAATATCATCAATGGTATAAATCAATTTGCCTATAGGATCTTCATAACCTAATATCTTGGCAGTCGTTTCATTTATGATGACGGCGTTAGAGTCTGTTAGATGCTGAGAAGAGAAGTTACGCCCCTTAACTACGTTCATTCCCATGGTAGGGATGTATTGATCATCTACCGTCCAATACTGCATGTTTAAACCACTCTTTGCATCAATAACCGCTTCTTTTGAAAAGGTCTGGTCATTACGGGAAGAATTGGATACCGGTAAGTAATCGCTATAACTGGCATTGATTACTCCTGAATTCTTTACCAGTTCATTTTTAAACGCAGTAGTATTATTGGCAAGCGCATAGGTATTGTCTATAACCAAAACCTGATCTTTACTAAAACCAAGCTTTTTGTTTTGTATATAGTTCAATTGCCTGTAGATGACTATTGTTCCAATAATTAGAATAATAGAAGTGGCAAACTGAAATACAACTAATACACTACGAAGTCCTCCACTCCTGGCTCCTATACTTAACTTTCCTTTTAAAACCTGGATAGGCTTAAAGGCCGAAAGATAAAAGGCTGGATAGCTCCCCGCTAATAGACCAACAATAAACGGAATGATGATTATAATAAGTAGTATTGGAAATGAAAACAGATAGCTAAAGCTCATTTGTTTTCCTGAAATCGTATTGAACAGCGGGAAGATCAGGTAAACAATACCTAATGATACAATAAACGCAAAAACGGCCATTAAGGTAGATTCGCAGAGAAACTGACCTATCAGGTATCTCCTATCCGTTCCTAGAACTTTACGAATACCTACCTCTTTTGCCCGACCAGCCGAACGGGCTGTTGTCAAGTTCATAAAATTGATACAAGCAATAACCAATATGAAAAGCGCAACAGCAGAAAATATGACGACATATTGGATATTCCCACTAGGACTTAATTCAAATGACCGATCTGAACGCAAATGAATATCGGTTAAAGGAATCAGGCTGTAATCCAATTTATTACCTGCTTTTTTAAAATCATCCATGCTCTGGATGTTCATAATAGCCTTTGCCTGGGCCAGCACATAGGTATTCGTGTATTGAATAAACTTTTTCTCAAAAGCCTTTACATCTGTACCTTTTCTCAACAACAAATAGGTGTGAAAATTATGGCTTAGATAAGAGCCCCATTCATAATTCACATTATCCATTGAGAATATCAGATCTGCATTAAAATGTGAATTCGTAGGCATATCCATG
This genomic interval from Flavisolibacter tropicus contains the following:
- a CDS encoding ABC transporter permease; translation: MYNSNGAKLIRKGNNFINENRVFHADSTFFNVFSFKTIEGDIKTALNDPNTVVITESAANKYFGTTNALGKIIETNDDKSTLYKVTAVIMDMPTNSHFNADLIFSMDNVNYEWGSYLSHNFHTYLLLRKGTDVKAFEKKFIQYTNTYVLAQAKAIMNIQSMDDFKKAGNKLDYSLIPLTDIHLRSDRSFELSPSGNIQYVVIFSAVALFILVIACINFMNLTTARSAGRAKEVGIRKVLGTDRRYLIGQFLCESTLMAVFAFIVSLGIVYLIFPLFNTISGKQMSFSYLFSFPILLIIIIIPFIVGLLAGSYPAFYLSAFKPIQVLKGKLSIGARSGGLRSVLVVFQFATSIILIIGTIVIYRQLNYIQNKKLGFSKDQVLVIDNTYALANNTTAFKNELVKNSGVINASYSDYLPVSNSSRNDQTFSKEAVIDAKSGLNMQYWTVDDQYIPTMGMNVVKGRNFSSQHLTDSNAVIINETTAKILGYEDPIGKLIYTIDDISTGRMISFTIIGVVQNFNFESLKESIGPLCMRFGKSTGLASFKVKADKASNIINQAEGFWKTMAPGIPFHYRFLDESFDEMYRAEQRIGKIALIFSSLAIFIACLGLFGLAAYIAEQRTKEIGIRKVLGASVTSIVSLLSKDFIKLVSIAFLIAAPLAGWFMYNWLQDFAYRTPLSWWIFLVAAIIALLIAVLTISMQSIKAALVNPVKNLRTE